ggttgccccaggtccctcagtgtgaggcacctgtaatgtctaccagagagttgctagtacatcttccggtatattttgcatcttccagaagatgtactagcaaccctctggtagacattagaggtgcctcacactgagggacctgagagagagagagagagagagagagagagagagagagagagagagagagagagggaaaggcaATCGCAAAAGGAATTTTCCTCTGAGAACATAGCTGATAACCCAATTCTCTCAAAATGACCGTGGGTTCAGGGAAGATGTTAACCCCTCATTTGTCAACGTTGCCGTGTTCTTAGATGCTCTTATGTAATACCGTCTacgccaaggagagagagagagagagagagagaaatagcctGGAAACCTGAATTTAAAAGAAGGTggaagagattgtaaaagagCTCCGAGTAAAACTTTGGTCAGAAGGTAGTGGGAATGATAAAGGTGGTGCTGGACGCGGTGATTTGACTCCATGCCACCAAAATCAACATTCAGTGGGGGAAAAAGGTACAACCGAATTTAATTTTCCATGAGACCAAAAGGTCACTTTGGAGCGAAGTCAATTTCAAAATAGTAAAAGATTGGAAGTTTTGATGAATCTGAAAATAGTATTTATAAAACCAAAATGCATTCCAGATAGGAAAAGTTAGCAGATTCAGTGTCGTTAGCTAAAACCGAAGTATAGTCTGCTTGCTACCAAGAGGAGCTCATTGATAAATTAGATAaatactactactctctctctctctctctctccatcctggaatctttCACTATCAAGCAGGTTGTTCCTTTCCTAAACAATCAGATCTCTTCCGCTGTTTTATGTTTAGCCTAAGTCGAAGCCGTCATCCTGAAAGTTCCAATAGTGTTAGGTACTAAACTTTCTTCTCTTATTCtttgatgattttatatatttcctgactattaattttaaatttttaatttttctaaatccCATGTTTTAACCATTTCAGTTGTTGTAAGTTTTCTAACCGAGTCTAttggtaattttatatttttataaattcctaattattattatcattattatctaattctaaattacttatttttgtaaattcCATGTTTTAACAATTTCAGTTTTTGTAAGTTTTATAACCGAGTCTATTAGTAATTTTATAgttttcagctttttaatctTAAATTCCTACTTTTTGTAAATTCCACGTTTTAGGTGTTTtaaattttctaagtttttataactgattttattagtaattttatatttttctgctttCTTAATTTCAAATTCCTGCTTTTTGTAAATTCCATGTTTTAACAATTTCAGTTTTTGTAAGTTTTATAACCGAGTCTATTAGTAATTTTATAGTTTTCGGCTTTTTAATCTTAAATTCCTACTTTTTGTAAATTTCACGTTTTAGGAGTTTtaaattttctaagtttttataacTGGGTCTATTAGTAATGCCTATACTCTGTATTAtgcattttaaataatttaaagtcCTGCTGATGAGAAATGTGGTATGGCAAATTTTgccaaataaacaaacacaatgcTACGTTAGCTGCTTCCTGTTGCATCCCTAAAAAGACACTAATTTCCATATGAGGAAGAATAAACGAATTATTATCAGCTAACCTTGAAAGAACATAGTGTAATGACATCCACCACACCAGAGGCATGACTTTGCTACTATAAACATAATTATATTTTAGAAAGGAAAAGACGTAGATGTCGCGCCCTCAAAAGCAACTAAACGTAAGACAGTCATTAAGGgttatatgcatttatatgtgtGCAGGATGTAATTTACAATATCGTATCGTCATCTTAGATAACaattaaatgaagagaaataatTGTCCCTAACGAGTATTCTGTCCACCATCATTAACTGAGTATGTAATAAGCCATAACTGCTGTTACTGTTCCCATGATCTAGATAACAATATCCCAACATTTTTCATTAAGGAAGGAGCGATACATTAAACACCAAACGTTTCTACATTTAGGCTCTAAATGATGGAAGcaactttaaaatatattttttattaatttttttatcacagtcctccaattcgactgagtgtattattattattgttattattgttgttgttgatgttgttgaagATTCTATACTGGCTTCTAAATTATGAAAACAGCTTTGagatatttgttaatattattattattattattattattattattattattattattattattattattattattattattattattattagtgaataatctattatttttggggggactaTTTCTGACCTGAGATCAATATTCATTACTTGATTTGGATTACTTCAAATTACCCATACAATGAAAGCCACTTTGAaatatttgttgttattattattataactttcacAACTGTTATTGATACTTCAATAATTGGGCTCTATTTGATGAGAGCCATTTTATCAGCTCCATCGCCGAACGGcttaaacagaaaacaaaaggaagaaagggattTGACCTAAACAAAAGGTAGGAGTCAAACACTAGGCATTGCCAATCAGAGAGCTGGAATAGGGATTAACTGAAATGGTGGTGGTCAGACTGGAACGGAGGGGAGGGAGGattaatacacacacaatcatacatacatacaaatacacgcacacatacatacatacatacatacatatgtattagttgtgtgtgcgtgtttatgtatTGAATTTACGTATGATGAAATAGTAGTTGTAAACATGTCCACATAAAATATGATGTTACATTATATCACAGTTCAGCGGATGTTCAATTTTTGTACGAAAGTAATTTGAAGTCATCCAAATCAAAGAATGAATATTGTCCTCAGGTCAGAAATATTCCCccaacaatataaataataataataaatgaaaacaaatactctAATATCTCCTTACAAGAGGAAATCAGAAccaattattattagataaattattttaACATGATTTCTTCCAAGCAGCAAATTATTCCCCAACCCCAAAATCCCCAAAATTACCCCTTTCCCCAATTCCCCAACCCCACATAACCCCAAAACAGGAGATTTCATCCCCTCATAAAACCAAACATCAACCGAATCATTGTCCAAAAAAAACCTCTTCCCAAAAAATTGCTGACAATTCCCCAAACCCCATCTTTTGAGGAACCTCATCTCTTCTCTccccctggaggaggaggaggaggaggaggaggagaggattggaagaaggaggaggaggaggaggaagagcttATTATCAAAAAACAAATCCATTTTGATACGAAAATCTCCATAAAATTTTATCCATAGTTTACACGAGCCCGGCCATAAAGGCAGCGCCAGCGTCCTGGAGAAGGCTCTTCCCGCATTCATATAGAGTTATACATCAACTGGCGCGCTTGCACGCACGCACGCCAGAGCTCTGATAAGCCAGAGGGATGGCTTTGCCAAGCCAGTTGGTCGGGTGCtctgccttttctctctctctctctctctctctctctctcctttctttcatcGTCTCTCTGCTTATtcgtctttctcctctctctctctctctcttctggcgaCAAACTGTATTATATTAGGATATTATTTTGAcggttctctgtctctctctcgctctctctctctatctactctctctctctctctctctctctctcttctggcgaCAAAACTGTATTGATATTAGGATATTATTTGatggttctcttctctctctctcgctctctctctctaaagtatgTTAGATATATAggagtatctatctatctgtctatctatctatatgtatatatacatatatatatatatatatatatatatatatatatatatatatatatatatatatatatatatagtatatatatatatatatacacatacatatatacatccatatatacatatatatatatatatatatatatatatatatatatatatatataaatatatatatatatatatatatatatatatatatatatataaacctttcttttcctatcttttacataaaagggaaaaacatacaccactgctctctctctctctctctctctctctctctctctctctctctctgggcaaatGCTCTTATCTACATCCATATGATTGCTCGGAGTTTATCTAGACAAAGATGGCTTCCTCCAGCTGTTTAGGGAATGATTTAAGACGGACGTTGCACCAAGAAGGAGAGACAGtcaggccgagagagagagagagagagagagagagagagagagagagagagaactggtttTCTGTAGGCTTTATTTTCATCTTTGTCTAAGGTATATCTCATTAGTGGAGATAGGTAAATAGGTCAATATAATAACAATGAGAGAGGAACAGGtaacatactatagtagattcacatcacccgtgcatctgatgtatgGGCCCGTCCCCTACGACgccccctgattggctgttgataagccaatcacagagctggaaactctcagtctctctctagagttcacattggcatgatgtatgttccatctctcctgaaggatGCTTTTGAAcctttaggagaggtggaacatacatcctgcctatgtgaactctcgagagagattgagagcttccatccctgtgattggcttatcaacagccaatcaggagcgtcgtaagggacgggcctagacatcagatgcacgggtgatgtgaatctactatagtgaactTAATGCCAATAAGTGAAGACTGAGAGACATAACAGTGGCAAAACTGATGACTTGACTAAACGTGAAAAAGGATACAAGAAAGTTGAAGGAAACGTATGAAAATGTAGAGCcctaagacagacagacaagacagatGTAAGTAAACAATTCTAGGGAATGTAAATTATGAAAAGGCAACATTCTAGTAGAAtttatgtacagagagagagagagagagagagagagagagagagagagagagagagagagagagagagagagaacaaaaccatgtaaaaaaaatagcaacacattgagagagagagagaaagagagagagagagagagagagagagagtagtaagaACAAAACCATGTAAAAAATAGCaacacattgagagagagagagagagagagagagagaagaaagagaacaaAACCATGTAAAAAATAGCaacacattgagagagagagagagagagagagagagagagagagagagagagagagaaaatgagctGTAAGTCCCAGGCGATGAAGACACCCGTCCCACGGGACGCCCGAGAAATATGGGTACCATAAAACGCTGCGACACTTGGCATCGGCGGTGCCTGTCCCGGCCTAAAAAAacagacagcgagagagagagagagagagagagagagagagagagagagagagagagagaggagatatgaaTATCCCGCTTTGCCTTTCCCATAACGGGGCCTTCgtcatctcttcttctctctaagAACGTAGGAGCTATTTGCCAGAAAAGTATTGACCAGTGTTCTCTTCTTGTTAGTCATTCAAATTACTTAttcatatgtttgtttttttatacatttatttatttatgagtatggttatttatcttctatttatgtatttttctaatttacctattatttaacttttatttatctatttatctatttatctattaattatctatttatttatctattttatctattaattttctatttatttatctatttttatctatatgtttatatttttatcatttagttatatatttatctattatatttattatttatctatttatttatctatttttatataattatttatatatttatctatttatctatttatttctctgtttatctattcatctattcatttatctaCTAATctattttctctatctctctatttatatatccaaacttttatttatctgtttatgtatttattctacctatatattttttatttatctatttatatctcatttatctatttacttttcatctatctatttatttgtttatttatgaatatatatttatctatttatgaaaatatatttatctagttatctatttaataattatctttatcatttatctatttagttaCTTATCCTCTTCtttatatgtttattcatttaactgctaatttatttatcagttttactTTTTGATGGGCCTCTTTTTACGCGTTTATAAATTTACCTATACAACAttccatctatttatctatttatatatttattcatttttagggtattctctcatttttccttGATAATTTGGGTGtctctttatatttatctatctatactaaatatatatatatatatatatatatatatatatatatgtgtgtgtgtgtgtgtgtataataaatatatatatatatatatatatatattatatatatatatatatatatatatatatatatatatctaatgacagTCTCATCCCAAAAATGTGGAGAGGTCATTACGGATATTGTAATTAcctgcgcacatacacacacacacacacacatgcaaatatatctaatatatgtatatgtgtatacatatatatataatacatatacactcatatatgtatatataaacagtttTTGAGAATATATGAACACATGCAATTGATTTGCAACCATAGAGAGATATAACATAAATACGGAGTGTGAATCTTTAACGCCGTTAAAAGTGACACGGGTACCACCCGAGCATTTTATCATTTCCACCAAATCCTTGGTCATTTTCCACGATCATGTCCCTAATGCAGTAATTACGTCAAGATTCAATTGACACTCCATTCAGTGGAGATTTTCTCCGGCCAGCGTGTTTCTAATTACAGTCAgccattaaatatttatttctgcGATTGAGGTTTTGCACGAAAAATAAAACCCCAATATAATTAGATTAATATTTGAACCCCTAGGCTTGATGAAGGACACGTGTATACATTTTCTCGTGTACACATACGCATAAacacgcatacatacaaacagaccAACAGATTCCTCCTCTAAAAATTTATACGAACAGGATATTTCATATAGTATTCCTGGATGAGCGCATTAAGTCATTGTCTTCCCTTATGATAACCTTAAAATTCATACGTTTTTCCATAACGATTATGATAATGGTGGGTTATTTGTAATTTAATGATTGAAAGTACCTTTTCGACAAGTATTTGGAGAAATATGTGATGTGGTCTTGTTacatattgtacatacatacatatatatatatatatatatatatatatatatatatatatatatatatatatatatatatatatatatatatatatatatatatatatataatatatatatatatatatatatatatatatatatatatatatatatatatatatatatgtatatatatatatatatatatatatatataatatatatatatatatatatatatataatatatagtatatatatatatatatatatatatatttgtatataatatatatgtatatatatatatacatatatatatatatatatatatatatatatatatatactatatacatatatatacatacatatgtgtgtccttattctatttatgtatatgtacacgtagatgcatatgtacatatgcagTTTGTACGTGCCTTTTCACTTGCTTACCtgacaaacacgcatatatatccGTAAAGACAGGTGACAGAACGGCAGGGAGAGAGACACACAGATGTCAACACTTGTGTGATTTTACAGACGATATATACCATACAGATTAcagatacagacagacagacagacagagaacgaAGCTCGCTAACAATGCGACGATTAAAAAGGAAGCACAGACAGGACAGACAAAGAGGGgcgatctcccccccccccccctcccccgcccgcGGCGTTCCATAACGCCCGAAATGATGCGGAACGCTTATGACAAATGGAATGGTATTTATCGTAATGGGTGTATTAATTCGACGTCATTTTGCCATGCGTAATGACACTCGGCCGCTCTGACCGTAATGAGATTAATTTAATCGGACGCCATCTTTTTAATCAGTTTCAAAATAACTCTCTTCGGccataatcattttttatttctggtgattcgCGTCGAGTATTAGGCTGttcagagttgagagagagagagagagagagagagatgagattttgaaagattttgaatacccagaattatatatatatatatatataatatatatatattatatatatatattatatatattatatatttgtatacatattataaatatataaatacatacatatgtatgtgtttgtatacacCGAGGAGCCCAGGTTCGACTCCTGGGCATGAAGGATGGATGGGCACGCACCTTGATATCGCATAAGGGAATGGGGTAATGGGTCATCCTGCAAGtactctctctctgttctctctctctctccctctctcctccctctcctctctctctcctctcttctctcttctctcttctcctctctttctctctctctccctctctctatatatatatatatatatatatatatatatatatatatatatatatatattatatatatatataatatatatatatatatatatattatagacgcTGAAACAGCAATAAACTCCTCTGGCAAAATGATGACATAATATCATCagctttaatgtatttttttgtgaACCTCTATCTTTACTATTAAAATTAGTATTTCTGTTCCTCAATAAAACTTGACTACATAAGTAATTTTACAGTTACATTGCATTAGCAATGTAACTGCTGTTTTTGCACTGTCCTGTTTAAATGTTTGTCGTAGGAAAACCTGGAATTTAGAGCATAAGAAaattacaggtatgaattgtATGTTTATCCATGAACGTATTACAAAATTGTCTAGTTTCACATtgcaatttcatttatttttgaattaCTCATGTGGTGTATGACACCGTCATTTTTCACGGTGACTGCTCAGAAATGCTTCATCAACTAAAACATTAAACAATAAATaccatctttcttttttcttctcgagccaaaaaaagtaagtaaaaataaaaaaataaaaaaaaaactgttacataaaaattatagataccgattgcacttttatttattaacacattttaaaaatctagtttcttattgcgttttttttaatgaagtaatAAATTCActattatgaatttttcatttttcattttatcctgTGGTTGTTCCTAAATGCATCATGAACTAGAATATATTAAACAATAACTACCATCTCGCGTCTCTCTTCTCAAGCCACCCCTTACAGGTCCGTAAAAAACtatataagtgaaaataagaacaaaaaaccTGGTACACATGAaactaattgcattttttttacatctaTTAAAATGACTTTAACTGAGATAataattgcattttttacttattgacattaaagaaatatatggattctcattgcattttatttattaaaataacggaggtaataattgcattttttacttattgacattaaagaaatatatggattctcattgcattttatttatcaaaattactATAACGGAGGTAataattgcattttttacttattgacattaaagaaatatatggattctcattgcattttatttatcaaaattactATAACGGAGGTAataattgcattttttacttattgacattaaaaaatatatggattctcattgcattttatttattaaaatgactaAAAAGGAGGTAATagttgcattttttacttattgacattaaagaaatatatggattctcattgcattttatttattaaaattactatAACAGAGGTAataattgcattttttacttcttgACATTAAAGAAATCTATCGattctcatttcattttatttattaaaatggctAAAACGGATGtaataattgcatttttttacttattaacatattttaaaaatctatggattttcattgcattttacttATGAATATGACTACAACGGAGTTAATAATTGCATTTTGTACatattaacatattttaaaaagtCTATGGATTcacattgcattttattttttttaatgacacaACGGAAGTAATAATTGCATTTTTTactaattaacatatttttaaaacatttatggattcacattgcattttattttttcaaaatgactACAACGGAGGTGATAATTGCATATTTGAATTgttaacatattaaaaaaatctatggattgtcatttcattttatttattaaaatgactaCAACGgaggtaataattatatattttacttattaaaatattttaaaaatctattgattctCATTACATTTTATTTAGTAAAATGACTACAACGGAGGTCATTAttgcatttttacttatttaatatattaaaaagaaatctatgaattctcattgcattttatttattaaaatgactcATACGGACTTTCCAATTGCAATTCTACCTAATGGTTGTCCCTAAATGCCTCACGAACTAAAACATTTCAAACGATAACAACCATCTTGGTATTCCCTCGAGCCGCCCATACAAGTGCCCAGAAATTGCAGCGAAAATAAGAACgcgaataacaaaatcaaaaccgAAAACGACAAAAGCAACAGCAAGGACAAGAAAAGCGAGATCTCGCGAGAAGGACGTCCATAAATTCCCCGGAAAGGTGACAAAGGATTAGATTAACAGCGGCAGAGAAATGACTTTGCAAGAGCCAAGATCTCCGGCTGCCTCTTCCTTGCATATTGCGTCCTGCAAGATTCCTTTCCTCttgatcttttctctctcttttcttttatttttctcttttagttcaaagaatttcaatttttattctttttgtttatttggtaCTCTTTTAGCGTCCACTTCAAGTCACAATATCTTCCTAATTTTTATTTCTCACATTTAGTCCATTAAAGaattttaattcttatcttttttattatatggtACTCTTTTAGTATTCACTCCAAGTTACTATTTATTCCTAATTTTTAATTTCACTTGTAGTTCgtcagagaattattattttatttttatcttttattgtttaCTCCAAGTTACTAATTTATTCCTAATGGGTGGCTTTTGAATTATATTCATCTATCTGTCtttgtttcttctcttttctattttttttttatttcgtcaaaGAATTGTCATATATTCTGGTttgtatgacatttttttttactccaagcTATTGATTACTTTTTCATGGGCGTTATTTGAATTATAttcctttactttttatttaattttttttagttcatcaaaaaattataatctttatttatttgtatgagtctttttttattctaaactATTGTTTGCTTTCTAATGGgtgttatttgaaataaattcctttctggtgttttttttactattttattattttttttacttcatcaaggaattatattttttatttgtttaattatatggtattttttaaattactgatttattatattatttcttaattgaattaaattcatttttgtctttACTAACTTTTCTACTCTTAATTTTGTTACATCAAGGAATCATAATTCTTAATTGTTTTCTTATATCCTTTCGGTTATTGTCACAACTGTTCGTCGTTGTTATCGCTGTTATCGTCGTTGTTTTCGTTGTTATCGTCGTTGTTATCGTCATTGTTTTCGTTGTTATCGTCGTTGTTTTCGTTGTTATCGTCGTTAATTTCGTTGTTATCGTCGTTGTTTTCGTTGTTATCATCGTTGTCATCGTCGTTGTTTTCGTCGTTTTTTTTCGTTGTTATCGTTTTGTTATCGTCGTAGTTTTCGTTGTTATCGTCGTTGTTATTGTCCTGGTTTTTTGTTGTTATCGTCGTTGTTTTCGTTGTTATCGTCGTTGTTATCGCTGTTATCGTCGCTGTTCCCGTCAAAACACCCCTATGAAACGAacgaaacaaaaaacacaaactaaACCAAAAATAACCTATCCTTAGAAACATCGAGATGAAAGAAAACAGTCTATGTATCATAACTGTCGAAACAAACACAGATGATTCTCagtcataaaaacataaaaaatcttacatcGACTCTTCTCTGCCACAGTACATTAGCTAAAGCCTTTTAATTCCAGAAAGCTCCGGGCGATGATTAATTATTGTGTGTCATAGGGTATGTGATCATTGCGTAGATGTAGGTCAAAGGTGGGAAGGATTACAAGCGCAATCACTggggttttttggggggacgAGCTGGAATCAATCAGATGAAttggattatatgtatatatatatatatatatatatatatatatatatatatatatatatatatatgtgtgtgtgtgtgtgtgtgtgtgtgtgtgtgggtgtgagtgtgtatgtgtgtgtgtgtgtgtgtgtatatatgtatatatatatatatatatatatatatatatatatatatatatatatatatatatatatatatatatatatatatatatatgataatatatatatatatatatatgtatatatatatatatattatatatatatatatatatttatatatatatatatatatacatatatgtgtgtgtgtttgtgtgtatatatatatatatatatatatatatatatatatatatatatatatatcatatatatatatatatatatatatatatatatatatatcgatatatatgtgtgtgtgtgtgtgtgtgtgtgtgtgtgagtgtgtatgtgtgtgtgtgggtgtgtgtgtgtatatatatgaatatatatatatatatatatatatatatatatatatatatatatatatatatattgt
The nucleotide sequence above comes from Macrobrachium nipponense isolate FS-2020 chromosome 37, ASM1510439v2, whole genome shotgun sequence. Encoded proteins:
- the LOC135209349 gene encoding putative uncharacterized protein DDB_G0283051, with the protein product MYCGREESMGVLTGTATITAITTTITTKTTTITTKNQDNNNDDNNENYDDNKTITTKKNDENNDDDNDDNNENNDDNNEINDDNNENNDDNNENNDDNNDDNNENNDDNSDNNDEQL